In Candidatus Margulisiibacteriota bacterium, the following are encoded in one genomic region:
- a CDS encoding prevent-host-death protein, giving the protein MKSYTVGELKAHFSAVLSQVKNGESVEVLYGRAKEPVAMFVPKAEKKPPRKLGILAGKMVFKEKGDGKITLEEFLGI; this is encoded by the coding sequence ATGAAATCCTATACAGTTGGTGAATTAAAAGCTCATTTTTCGGCTGTGCTGTCTCAGGTAAAAAACGGAGAGAGCGTGGAAGTGCTGTACGGCCGGGCTAAAGAGCCGGTGGCCATGTTTGTGCCTAAAGCTGAGAAAAAGCCGCCGCGCAAGTTGGGAATTTTAGCAGGTAAAATGGTTTTTAAAGAAAAAGGCGACGGCAAGATAACGCTGGAAGAATTTCTGGGTATATGA
- a CDS encoding type II toxin-antitoxin system VapC family toxin: MNYLLDTHVLIWAMHEIPRLSNAAQQIISSRSNNVLVSVVSFWELAIKTRLEKFSIKKTNIKDIPQYARDMGLAIWDLQERDAISFLDLPLKENHKDPFDRMLIWQAINNNLTLLSKDKLFQQYAADGLKLLW, from the coding sequence ATGAATTATCTGCTGGACACCCATGTTTTAATTTGGGCAATGCACGAGATTCCCAGATTGAGCAATGCCGCGCAGCAAATTATTAGCAGCCGTTCAAATAATGTTTTAGTTAGCGTGGTTTCTTTTTGGGAGCTGGCCATAAAAACCCGACTGGAAAAATTTTCTATCAAAAAAACTAACATTAAAGATATTCCGCAGTATGCCAGAGATATGGGTCTCGCTATTTGGGATTTGCAGGAGCGGGACGCCATTTCTTTTTTGGATTTGCCGTTGAAAGAAAATCACAAAGACCCTTTCGACCGCATGCTGATCTGGCAGGCGATAAACAATAACCTGACGCTGTTGAGCAAAGACAAATTGTTCCAGCAGTAC